The following coding sequences lie in one Scatophagus argus isolate fScaArg1 chromosome 9, fScaArg1.pri, whole genome shotgun sequence genomic window:
- the LOC124065214 gene encoding soluble guanylate cyclase 88E-like, with amino-acid sequence MYGLYLEAVNDYINESYGEDVWRLIENRAEIPHLKFVRHQMYNDNLILRLAKAAGEVLGKTHDELMYAFGVYMVKRIGNYGYERILKVLGRNVRDFINELDNLHEYFRFSFPKVQPPSFCVEEECETSLTLHYRSTRKGFTQFVKGQLSQVGRQFYNTDIEVEILSKEETEKMTYVVYKMNFDNAAFKHRMPQQKTAPSYEKLPMKRGIFFDMFPFSVIFRRDMTMYRIGDGLKEVFSDLQGKKVNEEFTLVRPMLEFSWDNIYTHLNNVFELLSKAVVESKQKVNIPKLSKEEPEEKEESEKAKREEEREPKAVEEMKGTDQEYSSALTQYNSSANSGGEDIELLAFQTVTGKCSETIFEDMREPPKKPLHLKGQMKYVPQWDSLIFLGTPIIETVEDMIKMGVYVNDLNLHDSSRELILAGTQQSAELQLALDQEQQKYAQLQEIIKKLDEEKKRGDSLLYAMIPKAVADRLRKGITALETCQVFPDVTILFSDVVKFNEICIHITPMQVVDMLNEIYIVFDTLSEKHNVYKVETIRDAYMVVAGVPNKTTFHAHHICDMALDMLSSIDHLKDPSTGDNIQIRVGIHSGMVVAGVVGLKMPRYCLFGDTVNTASRMESNGVGMQIHISQTTKDHLEHEPYIIEERGKIFVKGKGYMKTYWLKGKKDLSFKTPAELRYSSEQKDSEDKSSNGSTSTNAKHMASNLHITSSEEQAEGKPSPSDLPLDTLPPPEATNEPPVISTEPQEKEKVKKTKNNKGAKLEVPQGNAVPESSSPADGLENPGPLLNSKRNSFRQQYAKLPTNLPMRSASCSIL; translated from the exons ATGTACGGCCTGTATTTGGAAGCAGTGAACGATTACATCAATGAATCCTACGGAGAGGATGTGTGGAGGCTGATCGAGAACAGAGCAGAGATACCCCACCTCAAGTTTGTCAGACATCAGATGTACAA CGACAACCTGATCCTGCGGTTGGCAAAGGCAGCAGGCGAGGTTCTGGGAAAGACCCACGATGAGCTGATGTACGCCTTCGGGGTCTATATGGTCAAAAGGATTGGAAATTATGGATATGAGAGGATACTAAAG GTGTTGGGGCGAAATGTACGCGACTTCATCAATGAGCTGGACAACCTGCATGAATACTTTCGCTTCTCCTTCCCCAAAGTGCAGCCGCCGAGCTTCTGTGTCGAGGAGGAGTGCGAGACGAGCCTCACGCTGCACTATCGCAGCACCCGCAAGGGCTTCACTCAGTTTGTCAAAG GGCAGCTCTCTCAAGTAGGACGGCAATTCTACAACACCGACATCGAAGTGGAAATCTTGTCTAAAGAGGAAACCGAGAAAATGACGTATGTG GTTTATAAGATGAACTTTGACAACGCTGCCTTCAAACACCGCATGCCCCAGCAGAAAACAGCGCCAAGCTACGAGAAGCTGCCAATGAAGCGAGGTATCTTTTTTGACATGTTCCCCTTCAGTGTGATCTTCCGCCGGGACATGACTATGTACCGCATCGGTGACGGCCTCAAAGAGGTCTTCTCTGACCTCCAGGGCAAGAAGGTCAATGAAGAGTTCACTCTGGTCAGACCCATGCTGGAGTTCAGCTGGGATAAT ATCTACACCCATTTGAACAACGTGTTTGAGCTGTTGTCTAAAGCGGTGGTGGAGAGCAAGCAGAAGGTCAACATCCCCAAACTGAGCAAGGAGGAgccagaggagaaagaagagagcgaaaaagcaaagagggaagaagaaaggg AGCCGAAGGcggtggaggagatgaagggcACAGACCAAGAGTACAGCAGTGCTCTCACCCAATACAACAGCTCTGCAAACTCTGGAGGGGAAGATATTGAACTGCTGGCATTCCAGACTGTCACTG GAAAGTGTAGTGAGACCATCTTCGAGGATATGCGGGAGCCTCCAAAGAAACCTCTCCATCTGAAGGGCCAGATGAAGTATGTCCCTCAGTGGGACTCCCTCATCTTCCTCGGGACACCCAT TATCGAGACAGTGGAGGACATGATAAAAATGGGTGTGTACGTGAACGATCTGAACCTGCATGACTCCAGCAGAGAGCTGATTTTGGCCGGGACTCAACAATCGGCTGAGCTTCAGCTGGCCCTTGATCAG GAGCAACAGAAATATGCTCAGCTGCAGGAAATCATCAAGAAGCTGGAcgaagagaagaagagaggagattCTTTACTGTATGCCATGATCCCTAAAGCTGTGGCCGACCGTCTCAGGAAGGGGATCACTGCGCTGGAGACGTGCCAG GTCTTCCCAGATGTGACCATTCTCTTCAGCGATGTGGTCAAGTTTAATGAGATCTGCATCCACATCACACCCATGCAGGTGGTGGACATGCTCAATGAGATCTACATTGTCTTCGACACACTCAGTGAGAAGCACAATGTCTACAAG gTGGAGACGATTCGCGATGCCTACATGGTGGTGGCAGGTGTTCCCAACAAGACCACGTTTCACGCGCACCACATCTGTGACATGGCTCTCGACATGTTGAGCTCTATTGACCACCTCAAAGACCCCTCCACCGGAGATAACATCCAGATCAGAGTCG GTATCCACTCAGGAATGGTGGTGGCAGGCGTGGTGGGTCTGAAGATGCCTCGCTACTGTCTGTTTGGCGACACTGTGAACACAGCCTCAAGGATGGAGAGCAACGGAGTG GGCATGCAGATACACATCAGTCAGACCACCAAAGACCACCTGGAGCACGAGCCCTATATCATTGAGGAGAGGGGCAAAATCTTTGTGAAG GGTAAAGGCTACATGAAGACCTACTGgctgaaaggaaagaaagatcTATCGTTCAAGACCCCAGCAGAGCTGCGCTACAGCAGTGAACAGAAAGACTCTGAGGACAAGAGCTCAAATGG TTCCACAAGCACCAACGCCAAGCACATGGCCTCCAACCTCCACATCACCAGCAGCGAGGAACAAGCGGAGGGGAAGCCAAGCCCCAGTGATCTCCCCTTGGATACCCTGCCACCACCAGAGGCCACTAACGAGCCCCCTGTCATTTCAACTGAGCcacaggagaaggagaaagtcAAAAAGACTAAGAACAACAAGGGGGCCAAGTTGGAGGTGCCCCAGGGAAACGCGGTGCCAGAGTCTTCGTCGCCCGCTGACGGCCTGGAGAACCCAGGTCCTCTACTCAACAGCAAGAGAAACAGCTTCAGGCAGCAGTACGCCAAGCTGCCCACCAACCTGCCCATGCGCAGCGCCTCCTGCTCCATTCTGTGA